Genomic DNA from Pelomicrobium methylotrophicum:
AAGTGGGCCCGCACGATCTCCATGAGAGCCTCGGCCAGTTCCAGGTCATCGGTGACGGGATTGACCATGGCCACGCGGCACGCTTCGACAGGGGGCAACCCCACCGCCATCATGTTGGCGGCGTAGACCAGGGCGCGGGTGGAGGTGGCCTCTTCCAGCCCATGATCCTTGAGGGCCCGGGCCCGCTGGCCTACCGCCACCAGCTTGCGGGCGAGTTCAGGGTTCAAGTCCGGCACTTCGTTGCCGAGGATGCGCAGCTCTAGTGCCTCGTTCGGGAAATCGAACTGGATGCCGATGAAGCGCTGCTTGGTGGAGGGCTTCAGGTCCTTCAGTACCGTCTGATAGCCGGGGTTGTAGGAAATCACCAGCATGAAGTCCTCGTGCGCCTCGATTTCCTGTCCCTTCTTTTCGAGCGGCAGCCGCCGCCGGTGGTCGGTGAGCGGATGGATCACCACCGTGGTGTCGGTGCGGGCCTCCACGATCTCGTCCAGATAGCAGATGGCGCCGGCTTTCACCGCCCGCGTCAGGGGCCCGTCCTGCCACACGGTCTGCTCTCCTTCCAGCAGGAAACGGCCCACGAGGTCGGCGCTGGTCAAGTCCTCGTGGCAGGCCACCGTCACCAGCGGCCGGTTCAGGCGCCACGCCATGTACTCCAGGAAGCGGGTCTTGCCGCAGCCGGTGGGCCCCTTCAGCATCACCGGCAGCCGTTTGCGATAGGCCGCCTCGAACACCTGGATTTCGTTGCCCTGGGGTTCGTAGTAGGGCGGATTGCTGCGCTCCGGCGCCTGGAGAATGTCGCGTTCGACGCCGCGCAGGCGGTTTATCAGTGGCTTCATGCGAATCCGTATCCCGAAACCGCGCGCCCCGCCGGGCCAGGGCGCTCCATTTCGCTATGCTGCTATGCGGCCTTCCCGAATGCAACGGGTCTTGATGAAGAGGTGCACGTGCCGCGCAGTGCGCACCGCCATCTTTTCCGGCGCGGCCGGCAGTGCGTCCTCTCTCTGTAGAGCGATGCAGTTGCGGTAATAGATGAGCTCGCGCAGGTTATCGCGAATGGTGTTCCAGAAAGGCTCGCCCTTGACCAGCACTTTCCACGTCTCCAGCAGGTCTGCGTCTGCGGGCGGCAGAGGCTTGCGCCCCTCGTCGCGCAGGTAGGCCACGATGAGCCGCTTCACCAGGGCGATGCAGCGCTCTACGGTCTCGCCCACAGACGGCAGCCGGCCTTCCCGAGCAAGCGCCTCCAATCCCCGGAGGGCCTGGTCCACCTCCTCGAAGACCGCCGTCAGTTGACTAGGGTCGGACACGGGGTAAAAAGTCAGGTAAAATTAGGATTCTCTAATATTTGCATTTTACGCAACTCGCTCCCCATTGGAAACCCGCAATGAAAAGGCTCGTCAAACTGGTGAAACTCAACCATCTCCCGTACAACGTCAACCGGGACCCGCAGGTCTACCGCCGGTGCGCCGGTGAGCCTTTCCACATCCAGGCGCTGCTGGACGGCACGGGCCAGGCCCGTTGCCGGCTGACGGATGAGCGCGGCGCGTCAATCGCCGAGGCCGAGATCTCGTTACCCGGCACCTTCACCCACACGCTCGCTTACTCTGAGCCCGGCGTGCACCTCGTCACCTTGACCTGCGAAGGAAACGGCCACAGCTTCCGCCAGGACTTGCGGCTGGACGTGCTGGAGCGTGCGTGGGTCGGCTAGCGTTCGTCGATCTGTTTCCAGCGCCGGCCAGCGACCCTGCCTTCATCCGCCGGCCCCCACAGGGCGCATCCGCGGGCAGACCCTTGACTTCCTCCAACGGCTGTTCGGGAATTAAGCAGGGAATT
This window encodes:
- a CDS encoding CbbQ/NirQ/NorQ/GpvN family protein, whose translation is MKPLINRLRGVERDILQAPERSNPPYYEPQGNEIQVFEAAYRKRLPVMLKGPTGCGKTRFLEYMAWRLNRPLVTVACHEDLTSADLVGRFLLEGEQTVWQDGPLTRAVKAGAICYLDEIVEARTDTTVVIHPLTDHRRRLPLEKKGQEIEAHEDFMLVISYNPGYQTVLKDLKPSTKQRFIGIQFDFPNEALELRILGNEVPDLNPELARKLVAVGQRARALKDHGLEEATSTRALVYAANMMAVGLPPVEACRVAMVNPVTDDLELAEALMEIVRAHFE